In Microbacterium foliorum, the following proteins share a genomic window:
- a CDS encoding alpha/beta hydrolase: MSEELMIDGLLTRWSTEDRAGMPLLVLLHGYGADEHDLFGLVPYLPEGIAVASVAAPLAPPWPMPGRSWYAIEGLDGRSAASVTLAAEAFLRWLDDARADAPAVALLGFSQGAAVALQAMRLVPQSIDTVVALSGYAAAGELPGDAALTESRPHVFWGRGTNDQVIPEALVAHTAEWLPGHSELSGRVYTGLTHSISEEELRDVHVFLTRWLERAAQA; encoded by the coding sequence GTGAGCGAAGAACTGATGATCGACGGGCTCCTCACGCGCTGGTCGACCGAAGACCGCGCGGGGATGCCGCTGCTGGTGCTGCTGCACGGATACGGCGCCGACGAGCACGACCTGTTCGGGCTGGTCCCGTACCTGCCCGAGGGCATCGCCGTGGCATCCGTCGCCGCCCCGCTCGCACCCCCGTGGCCGATGCCAGGGCGCTCGTGGTATGCCATCGAAGGCCTCGACGGCCGCAGCGCCGCGTCGGTGACGCTCGCGGCAGAGGCGTTCCTGCGCTGGCTCGACGATGCTCGGGCCGATGCTCCTGCCGTGGCTCTGCTCGGCTTCTCGCAGGGCGCCGCCGTCGCGCTGCAGGCCATGCGCCTCGTCCCGCAGAGCATCGACACCGTGGTGGCGCTCAGCGGCTACGCTGCCGCCGGCGAGCTGCCGGGTGACGCAGCGCTGACCGAGTCGCGACCGCACGTCTTCTGGGGCCGGGGCACGAACGACCAGGTGATCCCCGAGGCGCTGGTCGCGCACACGGCAGAGTGGCTGCCCGGGCATTCCGAGCTGTCAGGGCGCGTCTACACCGGACTCACGCACAGCATCTCGGAGGAAGAGCTCCGCGACGTGCACGTCTTCCTCACGAGGTGGCTCGAGCGCGCCGCCCAGGCCTGA
- a CDS encoding ABC-F family ATP-binding cassette domain-containing protein, translated as MSVPTLHASVTLDRLTFTWPDGTTALDSVSGSFGSGRTGLVGRNGAGKSTLLRLMAGELSPTTGTLATTGDVAYLPQQLTLDVDRRVSELLGVAEALDAVRAISAGDVDQAHFDAVGDDWDIEARAELSLAEAGLAPEFLDRRVGELSGGEAVLVAIAGIRLRRAPITLFDEPTNNLDRDARAKLAAMVRSWKGTLIVVSHDLSLLELMDDTAELYAQTLSVFGGPYSEWRAWLDAEQEAARQAEVTAKQEFRKEKRQRIEAEVKLAHRSRTAKKAEIEKRVPKIVAHGRKMAAEVSAGKLRTEVGAKEDAARTALDEAGRRLRSDASMKIEPPDPQVSRSRRIAMIGDGARSWIIQGPDRVALTGRNGAGKTTLLERLVAEAGVHDSAQMPSIGPDDGSAAHSKESMLNTERPVLVATALTDRIGYLPQRIDGLDENRSVFENIADAAPQVPEKELRNRLARFLIRGATAERPVAALSGGERFRVALAKLLLSDPAPHLVVLDEPTNNLDIDTVDQLVEALRAYRGAVLVVSHDDAFLARLDLGLTLEIDDEGALREAL; from the coding sequence ATGTCAGTACCCACCCTTCACGCGTCGGTCACCCTCGACCGACTCACCTTCACCTGGCCCGACGGCACGACCGCGCTCGACTCGGTCTCGGGTTCCTTCGGATCCGGTCGCACCGGGCTGGTCGGCCGCAACGGCGCCGGCAAGTCGACGCTGCTCCGCCTCATGGCGGGCGAGCTCAGCCCCACGACCGGAACCCTCGCCACGACAGGCGACGTCGCGTACCTGCCGCAGCAGCTCACGCTCGACGTCGACCGTCGGGTGTCCGAGCTGCTCGGAGTCGCCGAAGCCCTCGATGCCGTGCGCGCGATCAGCGCGGGCGACGTCGACCAGGCGCACTTCGACGCGGTGGGCGACGACTGGGACATCGAGGCCCGAGCCGAGCTGTCCCTGGCAGAGGCCGGCCTGGCCCCGGAGTTCCTCGACCGGCGCGTCGGAGAGCTGTCTGGTGGCGAGGCGGTGCTCGTCGCGATCGCCGGCATCCGTCTGCGCCGGGCCCCGATCACCCTGTTCGATGAGCCGACCAACAACCTCGATCGTGATGCCCGCGCGAAGCTGGCGGCCATGGTCAGGTCGTGGAAGGGCACGCTCATCGTGGTCAGCCATGACCTGTCGCTGCTCGAGCTGATGGACGACACCGCCGAGCTCTACGCCCAGACGCTGAGCGTGTTCGGCGGCCCGTACTCCGAATGGCGAGCCTGGCTGGACGCCGAGCAGGAGGCCGCCAGGCAGGCCGAGGTCACGGCGAAGCAGGAGTTCCGCAAAGAGAAGCGTCAGCGCATCGAGGCCGAGGTGAAGCTCGCACACCGGTCTCGCACGGCGAAGAAGGCCGAGATCGAGAAGCGCGTGCCGAAGATCGTCGCGCACGGTCGCAAGATGGCCGCCGAGGTGTCGGCAGGCAAGCTGCGCACCGAGGTCGGCGCCAAGGAGGATGCCGCTCGCACCGCACTCGATGAGGCGGGGCGGCGGCTGCGCTCGGATGCGTCGATGAAGATCGAGCCTCCGGATCCGCAGGTGTCGCGCTCCCGGCGCATCGCGATGATCGGCGACGGCGCGAGGTCGTGGATCATCCAGGGCCCCGATCGCGTCGCGCTGACCGGCCGAAACGGAGCGGGAAAGACGACGCTGCTCGAACGGTTGGTGGCCGAAGCCGGCGTTCACGATTCAGCACAGATGCCGTCGATCGGTCCGGATGACGGCTCTGCGGCCCACTCGAAGGAATCCATGCTGAATACTGAACGGCCGGTGCTGGTCGCGACGGCGCTCACCGATCGCATCGGCTACCTGCCGCAGCGGATCGACGGGCTCGACGAGAACCGATCGGTGTTCGAGAACATCGCGGATGCCGCGCCCCAGGTGCCCGAGAAGGAGCTGCGCAACAGGCTCGCGAGGTTCCTCATCCGAGGGGCGACGGCCGAGCGTCCTGTCGCCGCGCTGTCTGGCGGCGAGCGCTTCCGGGTGGCGCTGGCGAAGCTGCTGCTCTCGGATCCGGCACCGCACCTCGTGGTGCTCGACGAGCCGACGAACAACCTCGACATCGACACTGTCGACCAGCTCGTCGAGGCGCTCCGGGCATACCGCGGGGCCGTGCTGGTCGTGAGTCACGACGACGCGTTCCTCGCCCGTCTCGACCTGGGGCTCACGCTCGAGATCGACGATGAGGGCGCGCTGCGCGAGGCGCTCTGA